In a genomic window of Leishmania donovani BPK282A1 complete genome, chromosome 32:
- a CDS encoding cyclic nucleotide-binding protein-like protein: MERHKNSSVFLTGINVRDGRGQDLSEDEDEGVGVLVPFRVPPMPRPVVSHRYVSLNHPSGSRSSVSRTLLHWEKQMLLSRLQKNPCVDTEVFQERLSRMKIRNDRHYIRQVCDRVAEARQAEATARQAAFFSAEERRDFIFYKHHHLVEIKRREQTLTRARKWSIIVVCHVFLAALMQERRVQEALDTFSFLLAPMIRRFLALRARRREAEELTRRHLRDIPFPFPHVIQSMTGTFFEGWPPALLEKLVEKSKPCYLRRGRYLMHEGDVGRVMFMITLGTVSIVLRKKGREKRRTKENSSGVLQIKAPCYAGEFALVCKEPRSASIICETDIGYWAVSPEEYEEVAKYLSPAVASKQREATDVRRRQNLKRFFPLHVAFLRNFPYFAQFSDKSLTQLIDSVEPIVLHDGDYLFREGEIDSSTYFVQDGEAVLRDRDGADRKVLKGSCIGVFECSCGVNEAKRSSIVSVNYCDIWRLSRDVLIEIGMSEPAALLHCRDAAKKDRALEMHKDKVALQCFRKDPYMSFCCPRSTLAHLFEASTPTVFLNGERLALMGKTLNALSVVMSGVLDITMSRNEQHITMRVHVTASCVSDAAFRNASAPFRGLSRVIGAYEFASSLSQYACTVTSVGLTEAFVIERAQLDMKVPAALRGLMHDSARSRECVSRAYKQENAGLLYNDEALSFSRLYRELRTLEGETRK, encoded by the coding sequence ATGGAGCGGCACAAGAACAGTTCTGTGTTCTTGACAGGTATTAACGTTAGAGATGGGCGAGGTCAGGACTTGTCTGAGGATGAGGATGAGGGTGTTGGTGTCCTTGTCCCGTTCCGTGTGCCCCCCATGCCGCGCCCCGTCGTTTCGCATCGCTATGTGTCTCTCAACCACCCCTCCGGCAGCCGCAGTAGCGTGTCCCGAACGCTGCTGCACTGGGAAAAGCAGATGCTTCTCTCACGCCTGCAGAAAAATCCGTGTGTCGACACAGAGGTCTTTCAAGAGCGTCTTTCACGGATGAAAATACGGAACGATCGTCATTACATTCGCCAGGTGTGCGACagggtggcggaggcgcgtcaggccgaggcgacggcgaggcaggCGGCCTTTTTTAGCGCAGAGGAACGGCGCGACTTTATCTTCTACAAGCACCACCATTTGGTGGAAATCAAGCGACGGGAGCAGACTCTGACGCGGGCGCGCAAGTGGTCTATCATCGTCGTGTGCCACGTCTTTCTTGCGGCTCTCATGCAGGAACGACGagtgcaggaggcgctggacaCTTTTAGTTTCTTGTTGGCCCCGATGATTCGGCGATTcctcgcgctgcgtgcgcggcgccgaGAGGCGGAAGAGCTGACGCGCCGTCATCTTCGAGACattcccttcccctttccaCATGTTATACAGAGTATGACCGGCACGTTCTTCGAGggctggccgccggcgctgctagAGAAGTTGGTGGAGAAGTCGAAACCGTGCTACCTGCGCAGAGGAAGATACCTGATGCACGAGGGAGACGTGGGCCGCGTTATGTTCATGATCACCTTGGGCACCGTCTCAATCGTGCTCCGTAAAAAAGGCCGCGAAAAGCGCCGCACAAAGGAGAACTCCAGCGGCGTCCTACAGATCAAGGCACCTTGCTACGCGGGTGAGTTTGCGCTGGTCTGCAAGGAGCCGCGGTCGGCATCTATCATCTGCGAGACGGACATCGGCTACTGGGCCGTGTCTCCGGAGGAGTACGAGGAAGTGGCGAAATACCTCAGTCCGGCGGTTGCCAGCAAGCAACGTGAGGCCACAGatgtgcgccgtcgccagaACCTCAAGCGCTTTTTTCCGCTGCACGTGGCGTTTCTTCGCAACTTCCCGTACTTTGCACAATTCAGCGATAAGAGTCTGACGCAGCTGATTGACAGCGTCGAGCCGATTGTCCTGCACGACGGCGACTATCTCTTCCGCGAAGGCGAAATCGACTCCTCAACTTACTTTGTACAGGACGGCGAGGCTGTCTTGCGCGACCGCGACGGGGCTGATCGAAAAGTCTTGAAGGGCAGCTGCATTGGCGTCTTTGAGTGTTCCTGCGGCGTTAACGAGGCGAAGCGCAGCTCCATTGTGAGCGTGAACTACTGCGACATATGGCGCCTGAGCCGAGATGTGTTGATTGAGATAGGTATGAGCGagccagcggcgctgctgcactgccgcGATGCAGCCAAGAAGGATCGGGCGCTGGAGATGCACAAGGACAAGGTGGCGTTGCAGTGTTTCCGGAAGGACCCATACATGTCCTTCTGTTGCCCTCGCTCCACGCTCGCCCACCTTTTCGAGGCAAGCACCCCGACCGTCTTCCTCAACGGTGAGCGCCTCGCCCTCATGGGAAAGACCTTGAATGCCCTGTCCGTAGTCATGAGCGGTGTCCTTGACATCACCATGTCACGGAACGAGCAACACATAACCATGAGGGTGCACGTCACAGCTAGCTGCGTCAGCGATGCGGCTTTTCGAAACGCTAGCGCCCCGTTCCGCGGTCTGAGCCGCGTCATTGGTGCATATGAGTTCGCCTCGTCACTTTCTCAGTACGCGTGCACCGTGACGAGTGTTGGGCTGACAGAGGCCTTCGTAATTGAGCGGGCACAGCTAGACATGAAGGTCCCTGCCGCCCTCCGCGGCCTGATGCAcgacagcgcgcgcagcagggaGTGTGTCAGTCGCGCCTACAAACAAGAAAATGCGGGACTGCTCTACAACGACGAAGCCTTGAGCTTCTCACGGCTCTACAGAGAGCTGCGGACCCTCGAGGGTGAGACGCGCAAGTGA